The sequence CGGCCGGCGATATTGGCGTGGGAGCACGTGAAATCGGCTACCTGAACGGCATGTACAAAAAACTCACCAACACGGTAACCGGCGTTTTGACAGGGAAAGGTCTCGAATACGGAGGATCTTTGATTCGTCCGGAAGCTACCGGTTTTGGCGGATTGTATTTTGTACAACAAATGCTTGAAACAGCCGGCGATTCGCTGAAAGGAAAAACCGTTGCAATCTCCGGTTTTGGCAACGTAGCCTGGGGCGCTGCACTGAAAGCCAACCAGCTTGGAGCAAAAGTGATAACAATTTCCGGTCCTGATGGTTATATTTACGATCCGAATGGAGTTTCGGGAGACAAAATAGACTATTTACTTGAATTACGTGCTTCCTGCAACGACGTTGTGGCACCTTATGCCGAACAATTTGGAGCAACTTTCGTACCAAACAAACGTCCGTGGGAAGTCAAAGCTGACATTGCGCTGCCTTGCGCAACTCAGAACGAATTAAATGAAGAAGATGCAAAACATCTGATTGCAAATGGAGTACGCTGCGTTGGTGAAATATCCAATATGGGCTGCACCCCTGAAGCAATAGACTTGTTTATTGCAAATAAGATATTATACGGTCCGGGAAAAGCAGTCAACGCTGGAGGCGTTGCTACTTCGGGACTTGAAATGACGCAAAATGCCATGCATTTGGGATGGCCTGCCGAAGAGGTGGACGCCAAGCTTCATCAGATAATGGGAAGCATACATACCCAATGTGTACACTACGGTCGACAGCCCGATGGCTACATCAACTACATGAAAGGGGCAAATATTGCCGGATTCATGAAAGTTGCGCGAGCCATGATGGCACAAGGCGTTATTTAAGATCAAAGTCCCGGGCTTCCTCCATAAAGTCCGGGATTTTTTATAAACCGACGGGTTTATCAGGCAAGGGTATTATTACCATCAAATATTTTTATAAACATTAGCTATGAGAACAAATCTAAGTTCACAAATTACACTGAACCGGATCCCTGAACGCTATTACCGGCCTACCGATGCCTTCGAATTGGCTGCTTTAACGCGTTTTGAAAAGGTTCCTGTGGAAATTTTTGACGATGCTTTGCGTGGCTCTAAAAAAGTGGCTGCGGAAATTGTGGGGTTGATGAAAGAGAAAAACAGCAAGGGAGAATTGTTCGTTTTAGGCCTCACCGGCGGCAGAGCCGGCATCGAATTGTATTCGGAACTGGTACGCCTTCACAAAGAAGAAGGGTTAAGTTTCAAAAAAGTGGCAGTAGTCAATCTTTACGAGTATTATCCATTAGTCAAAGCTATGGATAAAAGCTTCTTATCACGCATTAAAGAGATGCTGCTCGATCACATCGACATTGATCCGGCCAATATCATTTCGCCGGATGCGACCATCGACCGTAAAGATGTGATGGCACACTGCAAAGCGTTTGAAGAAAAAATCAACGCATTGGGAGGCATTGACCTTCAGCTGTTGGGAATTGGCAGAGGAGGTAACATTGGGTTTAACGAACCTGGTTCACAACTGAATTCTACTACCCGACTGATCATGCTCAACAGCGAATCGCGCAAGGAAGCTGCTCGCCATCTTGGCTTTTCAGAACCTCCTGTAAGCTCGATTACCTTAGGCATTGGCACAATAATGAAAGCGAAACGTATCGTATTGCTTTCATGGGGTGAAGACAAGTCGGCTGTGGTACGCACTGCTATTGAAGAACCGGCATCTGTTGCATTTCCGGCATCGTTCCTGCAACTTCACAACAACGCTTCTTTTGTCATTGACATTCACGCAGCCGGAGAATTGACCAGAATAAGCAAACCCTGGCTGGTAACTTCCTGCGATTGGGACGACAAATTAATTCGCCGTGCCAT comes from Paludibacter jiangxiensis and encodes:
- the gdhA gene encoding NADP-specific glutamate dehydrogenase; this translates as MDIEKLMHSLEAKHPGEHEYLQAVHEVLLSIEEVYNQHPEFEKAKIAERLVEPDRIFTFKVPWIDDNGEVQVNLGYRVQFNNAIGPYKGGLRFHSSVNLSILKFLGFEQIFKNALTTLPMGGAKGGSDFNPRGKSDAEVMRFCQSFMLELWKHIGPETDVPAGDIGVGAREIGYLNGMYKKLTNTVTGVLTGKGLEYGGSLIRPEATGFGGLYFVQQMLETAGDSLKGKTVAISGFGNVAWGAALKANQLGAKVITISGPDGYIYDPNGVSGDKIDYLLELRASCNDVVAPYAEQFGATFVPNKRPWEVKADIALPCATQNELNEEDAKHLIANGVRCVGEISNMGCTPEAIDLFIANKILYGPGKAVNAGGVATSGLEMTQNAMHLGWPAEEVDAKLHQIMGSIHTQCVHYGRQPDGYINYMKGANIAGFMKVARAMMAQGVI